The Camelina sativa cultivar DH55 chromosome 18, Cs, whole genome shotgun sequence DNA window ATATCGTGTCAATCAATTTATTGTTTCCTAGGAGGCTAGAACTATTCCATTATTTTAACAGAATTGACTTTTCGACAATATCAATCATCTCAGTACTTACGAACGATTCTCAAAGCATAAATAACACTGAGAACAAGCAAAAAGCCAAATCATAACCCAAAAAAGGTTCATTCTTTGGTGGGGCTTCACTTCAGAGTTTAGACAGATCCtttatcaaactctttctttttttgtctccaCCACCCTGGTTTCTCCTGAAATCTCTCAACTTTCCGGTTTCCCGGCAAAAACCCAGATGGCAAACGACGGTAACGGCAGTAACAGCAATGACCCATTACGCCAATACTTGATCATCCCTAGAATCAACCAACCACCGTCTCTGTTTCCTTTACCGGAGGAACACAACAACGACGTCACGATTCCGATGCCAATGACTCCATCGCAATTCAAAAACCGATTAATCTTCGGCTCTAAAAAAGATTCATCTCTTCTCGTCGACGCGCTCTCTCAAAACCCTTATTCTCCTTCATCCTCAGCCACAACTTCGTTCTCCGATTCACTAGACCTCCTTATCCCACCTCCGGAGCCTAGTGTACTACCGGTGCGGAAACCTAAACCGGCTCACCATTTCCACCGCTCTAAAACAGCTCCTGCTATGGCTGCAATCAACGATATATCTCACCCGCATGAtcagaaaacagagcaaactgATTCGAAAACGATTGTAAGACAAGCTGTTGCTTTGCTTGTTGTGTATCTCTCTTTAGGTGTGCTTCTCTATTGGCTGAATCGAGATAGCTACAATGTGAATCAGACTCATCCTGTTGTTGATGCTCTTTACTTTTGTATTGTGACAATGTGTACAATTGGGTATGGAGATATCACGCCCGATAGCGTGGTGACGAAGTTGTTTTCGATATTGTTCGTgcttgttgggtttggttttaTTGATATATTGCTTAGTGGAATGGTTACTTACGTTCTTGATcttcaagaaaattatatgttagAAGCTGCGAGGAACGATAGCTTGGATGACAGGGAGAAAGCGAGATCGTATATAATCGATATCAAGAAAGGGAGGATGAGGATTAGGTTGAAAGTTGGGTTGGCGTTGGGTGTTGTGGTCTTATGCGTTGGATTTGGGGTTTTGATTATGCATTTTGTCGAGGAAATCGAGTGGTTCGATTCGTTTTATTTCTCGGTTATGTCGGTTACTACAGTTGGGTATGGTGATCGGGTTTTTCATACAATGTCCGGTAGGCTTCTTGCTGCCATTTGGTTGCTTGTGTCTACTTTAGCTGTTGCTCGAGCGTTTTTGTATTTGGCTGAAGCAAGAATTGATAAGAGGAATAGAGAGCGAGCCAAGAAAGTGCTCGGCGAGAACATGTCTATCTCTCAGTTCTTTGCTGCGGATATCGACC harbors:
- the LOC104760260 gene encoding two-pore potassium channel 2-like, which encodes MANDGNGSNSNDPLRQYLIIPRINQPPSLFPLPEEHNNDVTIPMPMTPSQFKNRLIFGSKKDSSLLVDALSQNPYSPSSSATTSFSDSLDLLIPPPEPSVLPVRKPKPAHHFHRSKTAPAMAAINDISHPHDQKTEQTDSKTIVRQAVALLVVYLSLGVLLYWLNRDSYNVNQTHPVVDALYFCIVTMCTIGYGDITPDSVVTKLFSILFVLVGFGFIDILLSGMVTYVLDLQENYMLEAARNDSLDDREKARSYIIDIKKGRMRIRLKVGLALGVVVLCVGFGVLIMHFVEEIEWFDSFYFSVMSVTTVGYGDRVFHTMSGRLLAAIWLLVSTLAVARAFLYLAEARIDKRNRERAKKVLGENMSISQFFAADIDHNGCVSKAEYVIYKLKKMEKITDKDINPIGNQFDKLDRTNSGRITLLDLLETSTDDLSTATSV